The Microcebus murinus isolate Inina chromosome 4, M.murinus_Inina_mat1.0, whole genome shotgun sequence genome has a segment encoding these proteins:
- the ZNF202 gene encoding zinc finger protein 202 produces MTVRALDGVRPPQSQEMATALEPEDQDLWEEEGILMVKLEDDFTCRPESVLQRDDPVLETSHQNFRRFRYQEAASPREALIRLRELCHQWLRPERRTKEQILELLVLEQFLTVLPGELQSWVRGQRPESGEEAVTLVEGLQKQPRRPRRWVTVHVHGQEVLSEETVHLGAEPESPSELQDSVQTLTPEQSHDEATQSPDLGPPAEQSLCQEEELQPLQESEVPMPQDPDLPAERSSRDPEMVALLTALSQGLVTFKDVAICFSEDQWSDLDPTQKEFYGEYVLEEDCGIVVSLSFPIPRPDEISQVREEEPWVPDIQEPQESQEPEILSFTYTGDRSEEEEECVEQEDPSLEDVHRSISGDTEIHQTPDWEITFEDNPGRLSERRFGTNISQVNSLMNLRETMPVHTLLGRHHDCPVCGKSFTCNSHLVRHLRTHTGEKPYKCMECGKSYTRSSHLARHQKVHKMNTPCKYPLNRKNLEEASPLIQAERTPSVKTVKKPYRCDDCGKHFRWTSDLVRHQRTHTGEKPFFCTICGKSFSQKSVLTTHQRIHLGGKPYLCGECGEDFSDHRRYLAHRKTHAAEELYLCSECGRCFNHSAAFAKHLRGHASVRPCRCNECGKSFSRRDHLVRHQRTHTGEKPFTCPTCGKSFSRGYHLIRHQRTHSEKTS; encoded by the exons ATGACAGTGCGAGCGCTTGATGGTGTGAGACCACCCCAGAGCCAGGAGATGGCTACAGCCTTGGAACCAGAGGACCAGGATCTTTGGGAAGAAGAGGGAATTCTGATGGTGAAACTGGAAGATGATTTCACCTGTAGGCCAGAGTCAGTCTTACAGAGGGACGACCCTGTGCTGGAGACCTCCCACCAGAACTTCCGAAGATTTCGTTACCAGGAAGCAGCAAGCCCTCGAGAAGCTCTCATCAGACTCCGAGAACTTTGTCATCAGTGGCTAAGGCCAGAGAGGCGGACAAAGGAGCAGATCCTCGAGCTGCTTGTGCTGGAACAATTTCTTACTGTCCTGCCTGGAGAACTGCAGAGCTGGGTGCGGGGCCAAAGGCCAGAAAGTGGTGAAGAGGCAGTGACGCTGGTGGAGGGTTTGCAGAAACAGCCCAGGAGACCAAGGCGGTGG GTGACTGTCCATGTTCACGGCCAGGAGGTCCTGTCAGAGGAGACAGTACATCTAGGAGCAGAGCCTGAGTCACCTAGTGAGCTGCAGGATTCTGTGCAGACCTTGACTCCTGAGCAATCCCATGATGAAGCCACACAGAGCCCAGATCTGGGGCCACCAGCAGAACAAAGCCTGTGCCAGGAAGAGGAGCTCCAGCCGCTACAGGAGAGCG AAGTTCCAATGCCCCAGGACCCAGACCTTCCTGCAGAGAGGAGCTCTAGAGACCCAGAGATGGTTGCACTTCTTACTGCCCTATCACAG GGACTGGTAACTTTCAAGGATGTGGCCATATGCTTCTCCGAGGATCAGTGGAGTGATCTGGATCCTACACAGAAAGAGTTCTATGGAGAATATGTCTTGGAAGAAGACTGTGGAATTGTGGTCTCTCTGT CATTTCCAATCCCTAGACCTGATGAGATCTCCCAGGTTAGAGAGGAAGAGCCTTGGGTCCCAGATATCCAAGAGCCTCAGGAGTCTCAAGAGCCAGAAATCCTGAGTTTTACTTACACAG GAGATAGgagtgaggaggaagaagagtgtGTTGAGCAGGAAGATCCAAGTTTGGAGGATGTACACAGGTCTATTTCAGGAGATACAGAAATTCACCAGACTCCAGATTGGGAAATTACCTTTGAGGATAATCCAGGTAGACTTAGTGAAAGAAGATTTGGTACAAATATCTCTCAAGTGAATAGTTTAATGAATCTTCGGGAAACCATGCCTGTTCATACCCTGTTAGGGAGACATCATGACTGTCCTGTATGTGGAAAAAGCTTCACTTGTAACTCCCACCTTGTTAGACACCTCAgaactcacacaggagagaagccctataAATGTATGGAGTGTGGGAAAAGTTACACGCGGAGCTCACATCTTGCCAGGCACCAAAAGGTTCACAAGATGAACACTCCTTGTAAATATCCTCTGAACCGTAAGAATTTGGAGGAGGCCTCCCCTCTGATCCAGGCTGAGAGAACTCCATCTGTTAAAACTGTTAAGAAACCCTATCGATGTGATGATTGTGGGAAACACTTCCGCTGGACTTCAGACCTTGTCAGGCATCAGAGGACACATACGGGAGAAAAACCCTTTTTCTGTACTATTTGTGGCAAAAGCTTCAGCCAGAAATCTGTGCTAACAACACACCAAAGAATCCACCTTGGAGGCAAACCCTACTTGTGTGGAGAGTGTGGAGAGGACTTCAGTGACCACAGGCGGTACCTGGCACACCGGAAGACACACGCGGCTGAGGAGCTCTATCTCTGCAGCGAGTGTGGGCGGTGCTTCAACCACAGTGCAGCATTTGCCAAGCACCTGAGAGGACATGCGTCAGTGAGGCCCTGCCGATGCAACGAATGTGGGAAAAGCTTCAGTCGGAGGGACCACCTCGTCAGGCATCAGAGAACACACACTGGGGAGAAGCCGTTCACATGCCCTACCTGTGGAAAAAGCTTCAGCAGAGGATATCACTTAATCAGGCATCAGAGGACCCACTCAGAAAAGACGTCCTAG